Proteins from a genomic interval of Paenibacillus sp. FSL R5-0623:
- a CDS encoding DUF4097 family beta strand repeat-containing protein: MLKSIELAICKSIDIDQSIHDIQLNWLSGDIRVLPSVDELIHVIQSADAWFSKRRLMQVNIRGDTLSIVDGRKRRGLVGINIGRTALEIQLPDRVFDRILLNSIGGHLRLNRLLATRCQCKITSGRVDLSGRMDELELCALASVVKGQHLSADKFNLQSSSAKIDISGEFSHLQITTIGRKLNMDCLKMPEKLHSVSTGAKAVVSIPDNEGFQIILKERSGALKSEFDLTPLHGDNNNLIHKSGKSEFQMDIRGGAFHLKSRK; this comes from the coding sequence ATGTTGAAAAGTATTGAGCTTGCCATATGCAAGAGCATAGACATTGATCAATCCATTCATGATATACAGTTAAATTGGTTGTCAGGAGATATCAGAGTTCTTCCGAGTGTGGATGAACTTATCCACGTCATACAATCTGCGGATGCGTGGTTTTCCAAGCGAAGGCTGATGCAAGTTAACATACGAGGGGATACCTTAAGCATTGTGGACGGGAGAAAAAGGAGAGGCCTCGTTGGAATAAATATTGGTAGAACAGCATTGGAGATTCAGCTTCCTGATCGGGTTTTTGATCGTATTTTACTAAACTCCATAGGAGGACACCTCCGGTTGAATCGGCTTCTGGCCACTCGCTGTCAATGTAAGATCACCTCAGGTCGTGTAGACCTATCAGGGAGGATGGATGAGCTTGAACTGTGCGCATTGGCATCCGTAGTGAAAGGGCAGCACCTTAGTGCAGATAAATTCAATCTTCAATCCAGTTCAGCCAAGATAGACATTTCGGGGGAGTTTAGTCACTTGCAAATTACCACAATAGGCAGAAAATTAAATATGGACTGTCTCAAGATGCCGGAGAAATTACATTCCGTATCCACAGGGGCAAAGGCAGTGGTTTCCATCCCAGATAACGAAGGTTTCCAAATTATACTTAAAGAAAGATCAGGAGCATTAAAAAGTGAATTTGATCTGACTCCCCTTCATGGGGACAACAATAATCTAATACACAAAAGTGGGAAAAGTGAATTCCAAATGGATATTCGAGGAGGAGCTTTTCATCTGAAATCCAGGAAATGA
- a CDS encoding TetR/AcrR family transcriptional regulator: MARNKYPEQTLDLILAVSTQMFTEKGYEKTSIQDIIDELGMSKGAIYHHFKSKEDILSAVMEKELGRAEDMFMELIQNTHAPNARQKLISILENIIVDPGIQSNSIDQVLSTQIKNPQFVLGGIRKGVLKDARNIANIMEQGKEDGSISVEFPLACAEIFMLLVNIWINPLLFGRDQEQTLERLKFLQHMMKLLGADIVSEQLIQRITNRHASTGGYAEAE, from the coding sequence ATGGCCAGAAATAAATACCCTGAGCAGACACTGGACCTGATTCTGGCAGTCTCAACTCAAATGTTTACTGAAAAGGGATATGAAAAGACCAGTATTCAAGACATTATAGATGAATTAGGTATGTCCAAAGGTGCAATATATCATCATTTCAAATCCAAGGAGGATATCCTTAGTGCAGTGATGGAGAAGGAGCTTGGGCGGGCAGAAGACATGTTTATGGAACTCATCCAGAACACGCATGCTCCGAATGCCAGACAGAAGCTCATCAGTATTTTGGAAAATATTATCGTTGATCCTGGCATCCAGTCTAACTCAATAGATCAGGTGCTTAGCACTCAGATCAAGAATCCGCAGTTTGTACTTGGTGGAATCAGGAAGGGTGTTCTAAAAGATGCACGAAATATTGCCAATATTATGGAGCAAGGCAAGGAAGATGGGTCCATTTCAGTTGAATTTCCTTTGGCATGTGCAGAAATCTTCATGTTGCTCGTCAACATCTGGATTAATCCCTTACTTTTTGGCAGAGATCAGGAACAGACATTGGAAAGGCTTAAGTTTTTGCAACACATGATGAAGCTCTTGGGGGCGGATATCGTAAGCGAACAGCTCATTCAGCGAATTACGAATCGGCATGCTAGCACAGGAGGATATGCGGAGGCGGAATAA
- a CDS encoding ABC transporter ATP-binding protein: MEEQQQTGQNEPKVGKKGFKDFVKLIASTNPPKLILILALILTLIQTTAGLIVPLMTKGLIDGLTTSALNKSVILLLLGAFVIQAIASGISIYMLNYAGQRVVATLRTKLWNKVLSLRMPYFDRNRTGDTMSRITNDTSQIMTLIADYLVSFVSNIVAVVGGVALLFYLDWVMSLIILSLVPLTLLILLPVGKKMYKISKKQQDEMAGLTSVLSQVIGEIRLVKAYGTEKQEVEAGDSRIRKMFAFGLQEARILALIGPLFTFVMTAVLVVILGVGGMRVASGLLSPGELVAFILLLFQVIMPMGQFTTLYSRLQKVVGATERIQAILADEEEPHDSTKVAPKGNKTIAFHDVHFSYVTGEEVLHGINLTVPTQKVTAIVGPSGSGKSTLFSLMEQFYMPDSGHISYGGQAITDYSLASWRSKIGYVSQESPLMAGSIRDNMSYGLNREVTMDEIRTAAEMAYSADFIDKLPQGYDTEVGERGIKLSGGQRQRIAIARALLRSPDILMLDEATSSLDSTSEYEVQQALSNLMEGRTTIVIAHRLSTVVDSDQIVVLEHGHVTGTGTHTELISNHPVYRELAQKQFVAQEGNATTVQNEE, translated from the coding sequence ATGGAAGAGCAGCAACAAACAGGGCAGAATGAACCGAAGGTAGGAAAAAAGGGATTTAAGGATTTCGTCAAGCTTATCGCTTCCACGAACCCGCCAAAACTGATTTTGATTCTTGCCCTCATCTTGACCTTGATTCAGACAACAGCCGGACTGATCGTGCCATTGATGACCAAAGGTCTGATTGATGGACTAACCACTTCGGCACTGAACAAATCTGTGATTTTATTGTTGCTGGGGGCATTTGTGATTCAGGCGATTGCCTCGGGTATTAGCATTTATATGTTAAATTACGCCGGACAACGCGTGGTCGCAACACTTCGCACCAAGCTGTGGAACAAGGTATTGTCGCTACGAATGCCATATTTCGATCGTAATCGGACAGGCGATACAATGAGCCGGATTACGAATGATACAAGCCAGATCATGACGTTGATCGCGGATTATCTGGTTTCCTTTGTGTCGAACATCGTTGCTGTTGTAGGTGGCGTGGCGTTACTGTTCTATTTGGACTGGGTGATGTCGCTCATTATTCTGAGTCTGGTGCCACTTACGCTGTTGATTCTGTTGCCGGTCGGGAAGAAAATGTACAAGATCTCCAAGAAACAGCAGGATGAGATGGCAGGTCTTACGTCCGTGCTCAGTCAGGTTATTGGCGAGATCCGCTTGGTGAAAGCTTACGGAACGGAGAAACAGGAAGTGGAAGCAGGAGATTCCCGGATTCGTAAAATGTTTGCTTTTGGCTTGCAGGAAGCGCGCATTCTTGCTCTGATCGGTCCTTTGTTTACATTTGTCATGACTGCCGTTCTAGTCGTTATTCTGGGTGTGGGGGGAATGCGCGTAGCGTCTGGACTGTTGTCGCCTGGTGAACTGGTTGCGTTCATTTTACTGTTGTTCCAGGTCATTATGCCAATGGGACAATTCACGACGTTATACTCCCGTTTGCAAAAAGTCGTAGGTGCAACGGAGCGCATACAAGCGATCCTTGCTGATGAGGAAGAGCCACATGACAGCACCAAGGTAGCTCCAAAAGGAAATAAGACGATTGCATTCCATGATGTACACTTTTCCTATGTCACAGGTGAGGAAGTGCTGCACGGGATCAATCTGACGGTACCTACACAAAAAGTGACAGCCATTGTCGGTCCCAGCGGTAGCGGCAAATCAACACTGTTCTCCTTGATGGAGCAGTTTTATATGCCCGATTCAGGCCACATTTCGTATGGGGGACAAGCCATAACGGATTATTCTTTGGCCTCCTGGCGCAGTAAGATCGGGTATGTGTCTCAGGAAAGTCCCCTCATGGCGGGTTCAATCCGAGATAATATGTCCTACGGATTAAACCGGGAAGTGACGATGGATGAGATCAGAACAGCGGCAGAGATGGCGTATTCGGCAGACTTTATCGACAAGCTGCCACAGGGATATGACACGGAAGTGGGCGAGAGGGGAATCAAGTTATCCGGGGGACAACGCCAACGGATTGCTATTGCTCGTGCCTTACTGCGCAGTCCGGATATTCTCATGTTGGATGAAGCGACATCCAGTCTGGACAGTACCTCGGAGTATGAAGTACAACAGGCTTTGTCCAACCTGATGGAAGGCAGAACCACAATTGTGATCGCGCACCGATTGTCCACAGTAGTGGATTCCGATCAGATTGTTGTATTGGAGCATGGACATGTTACCGGAACAGGAACTCATACGGAATTAATTAGCAATCATCCGGTATACCGTGAATTAGCGCAGAAACAGTTTGTGGCACAGGAAGGCAATGCAACTACAGTACAAAACGAAGAGTAA
- a CDS encoding NCS2 family permease, protein MKHGWMTRRLGMEPGDRWKKEVVAGAISYFAVVYIVMVNATILSDAGMPLQAAMVGTLLTSIAGCLLMAFGGKSPIIVVPGMGINAFFTYTLVHSMKLSWQEALAVVTVTGILFAIVAFTSLYKMISEAIPKNLQHGITVGIGLFLTFIGLQKSGIVIAHQTTFVAIGHFNDPNVITACVTLVIALILFIRNVQGGLLISILVGTGLAYVLGAVNPGESVSAMDALRQYGGLFGELSLMKLADVAFWIAVFLLLLIVVFENIGLITAQTQMIGRPERFKGSLRALSISTVLAGVFGSSPPVAAAETTAGIAAGGRTGLTPLVTAVLFGATFFFIPLLGYIPDSAIAPILIIIGGLMVQGVKDMDFGDFTEAFPAFLIMVMIPFTYSIVDGMAFGFIAYPLAKLAAGQGKQVPVVMYGISILFLANFVLHGVL, encoded by the coding sequence ATGAAACACGGATGGATGACCAGACGTCTTGGCATGGAGCCAGGAGACCGGTGGAAGAAGGAAGTTGTGGCGGGAGCCATTTCCTATTTTGCCGTGGTCTATATCGTTATGGTCAATGCTACAATTCTTTCCGATGCCGGGATGCCCTTGCAGGCGGCCATGGTTGGAACATTGCTGACGTCCATTGCAGGCTGTTTGCTCATGGCATTTGGCGGAAAATCACCGATTATCGTGGTACCCGGAATGGGGATTAATGCATTTTTTACGTATACACTCGTACATTCCATGAAATTAAGCTGGCAAGAAGCGCTGGCCGTTGTAACCGTTACAGGTATACTTTTTGCCATTGTTGCGTTTACGTCATTATACAAAATGATCAGCGAAGCAATTCCGAAAAATTTGCAGCATGGGATTACGGTGGGAATTGGTTTGTTTCTGACATTTATCGGTTTGCAAAAAAGTGGAATCGTCATCGCACACCAGACTACGTTTGTTGCGATTGGGCACTTCAATGATCCGAATGTCATTACAGCCTGCGTTACACTGGTGATTGCCTTGATTTTATTTATACGAAATGTACAGGGGGGACTTCTGATCAGTATTCTGGTCGGGACAGGTCTTGCCTATGTACTTGGAGCAGTGAACCCGGGTGAATCCGTATCAGCGATGGATGCGCTGCGTCAATACGGTGGGTTGTTTGGCGAATTGTCTTTGATGAAGCTGGCTGATGTCGCGTTTTGGATCGCGGTATTTTTGCTACTGCTAATTGTGGTGTTCGAAAATATCGGATTAATTACGGCTCAGACACAGATGATTGGTCGTCCAGAGCGGTTCAAAGGTAGTCTGCGTGCTCTATCCATTAGCACCGTGCTGGCAGGTGTATTCGGAAGTAGTCCTCCGGTTGCCGCAGCCGAAACTACAGCTGGAATTGCTGCAGGCGGTCGCACAGGTTTGACTCCGCTCGTTACAGCCGTGTTATTCGGAGCTACTTTTTTCTTCATCCCGCTGCTCGGTTACATTCCGGACAGTGCAATTGCTCCCATTTTAATCATTATTGGTGGCCTGATGGTGCAAGGTGTGAAAGATATGGATTTTGGTGACTTTACAGAGGCATTCCCGGCATTTCTGATCATGGTCATGATTCCATTTACATATAGCATCGTGGACGGTATGGCGTTTGGATTTATTGCCTATCCATTAGCGAAGCTGGCAGCAGGTCAAGGTAAACAGGTGCCTGTGGTCATGTATGGCATTTCCATCCTCTTTTTAGCCAATTTTGTGTTGCATGGAGTTTTGTAA
- a CDS encoding tRNA threonylcarbamoyladenosine dehydratase, with translation MLHQFSRTELAIGPEGLDALKNSTVAVLGIGGVGGIAVEALARSGVGRIILIDKDVVDITNINRQIHALTTTVGQKKADLMVERVKLINPECDAIALNMFYTEETYEELFKYELDYVLDASDTIIYKIHLIKECLKRKIPMISSMGAANKMDPTKFQVADISKTTMDPIARVVRTTLRKDGIKKGVKVVFSTEKPMKPREDVTQKIVPENAPEIRKAKQPPASNSFVPPVAGLIMVSVAIKDLLEIAENEQQ, from the coding sequence ATGCTCCATCAATTTTCAAGAACAGAACTTGCGATCGGACCTGAAGGTCTGGACGCATTGAAGAATAGTACAGTCGCTGTGCTCGGTATTGGCGGCGTAGGTGGAATTGCTGTAGAAGCTCTTGCCCGTAGCGGCGTTGGGCGCATCATTCTGATTGATAAAGACGTTGTGGACATCACCAACATTAACCGCCAGATTCATGCGCTGACCACGACAGTGGGGCAGAAAAAAGCGGATCTGATGGTGGAACGTGTGAAACTGATCAATCCGGAATGTGATGCGATTGCCCTGAATATGTTTTATACGGAAGAAACGTATGAGGAATTGTTCAAATATGAACTGGATTATGTGCTGGATGCATCCGACACAATTATCTACAAAATCCATCTCATTAAAGAGTGCCTCAAACGTAAAATCCCGATGATTTCCAGCATGGGTGCGGCGAATAAAATGGACCCGACGAAATTCCAGGTTGCGGATATTTCGAAAACGACCATGGACCCGATTGCCCGTGTTGTGCGGACGACACTTCGGAAAGACGGCATTAAAAAAGGTGTGAAAGTGGTCTTCTCGACTGAAAAGCCGATGAAACCGCGCGAGGACGTAACACAAAAAATCGTTCCCGAGAATGCTCCGGAAATTCGTAAGGCTAAACAGCCACCTGCGAGTAATTCATTTGTGCCTCCGGTAGCTGGACTGATTATGGTCAGTGTTGCGATTAAGGATTTGTTAGAGATTGCAGAGAACGAGCAGCAGTAA
- the aspS gene encoding aspartate--tRNA ligase, whose amino-acid sequence MKRSHHCGALTPAHIGETVTLNGWVQTRRDLGGVLFIDLRDRSGIVQVVFNPAYSGEALQIADRVRSEYVIAVTGKVVKRDAETVNKNLPTGEIEVQITEIEVLNAAKTPPFFIEDGVEVDESLRLKYRYLDLRRPEMFETLKLRSKASKVFRDYLDGEEFVEVETPILTKSSPEGARDYLVPSRVHEGEFFALPQSPQIYKQLLMVGGVERYYQIARCFRDEDLRADRQPEFTQVDIETSFLQQDDLLPMMEELMAKLLRETKGIELELPFQRITYADAMGKYGSDKPDLRFGMELVEMNDIVANSGVKVFASVIEKGGEVKVLNAKGCGTWSRKEIDDLGPFAARYGAKGLAWIQVKDGEFKGPIVKFFTPEEIEAVKERTGAEDGDLLLFSADTKKVVADVLGALRLKIGRQLGLIDDSKFKFAWVVDFPLLGYDEDAKRYVAEHHPFTRPKDEDVHLFDTDPGAIRAQAYDLVLNGYEVGGGSMRIYKRDVQEKMFAALGLSPEVANEKFGYLLEAFEYGTPPHGGIAFGLDRLVMLLAGRTNLRETIAFPKTASATDLLMNAPSEVDDSQLEQLHIRVARKPVAEKK is encoded by the coding sequence ATGAAAAGAAGTCATCATTGCGGCGCATTAACACCCGCACACATCGGTGAAACAGTAACATTGAACGGTTGGGTTCAGACCCGCCGTGACTTGGGGGGCGTACTCTTCATCGACCTGCGTGATCGCAGCGGGATTGTACAAGTTGTCTTTAACCCGGCTTATTCCGGTGAAGCTCTGCAAATCGCAGATCGCGTACGTAGCGAGTATGTTATCGCTGTAACGGGTAAAGTTGTTAAACGTGATGCAGAAACAGTTAACAAAAACCTGCCTACAGGCGAAATTGAAGTTCAAATTACAGAAATCGAAGTGCTGAACGCGGCAAAAACACCTCCATTCTTCATTGAAGATGGTGTTGAAGTCGACGAATCCCTTCGTTTGAAATATCGTTACCTGGACCTGCGTCGTCCGGAAATGTTCGAAACACTGAAACTGCGTTCCAAAGCATCCAAAGTGTTCCGTGACTACCTGGATGGAGAAGAGTTTGTTGAAGTGGAAACACCAATCCTGACTAAGAGCTCCCCGGAAGGTGCGCGTGATTATCTCGTACCAAGCCGTGTACATGAAGGTGAATTCTTCGCCTTGCCACAATCCCCACAAATCTACAAACAATTGCTGATGGTGGGTGGCGTTGAGCGTTATTATCAGATCGCTCGCTGTTTCCGGGATGAGGATCTGCGTGCAGACCGTCAACCAGAATTCACTCAAGTCGACATCGAGACTTCCTTCCTGCAACAGGATGACCTGCTGCCAATGATGGAAGAACTGATGGCCAAATTGCTGCGTGAAACGAAAGGTATTGAGCTGGAACTGCCTTTCCAACGGATTACGTATGCAGATGCGATGGGTAAATACGGTTCAGACAAACCAGATCTACGCTTCGGTATGGAATTGGTTGAAATGAACGATATCGTAGCCAACAGTGGGGTTAAAGTATTTGCTTCTGTCATCGAAAAAGGTGGAGAAGTGAAAGTGCTGAACGCCAAAGGCTGTGGTACATGGAGCCGTAAAGAGATCGATGATCTCGGACCATTTGCTGCACGTTACGGTGCGAAAGGTCTGGCTTGGATTCAAGTGAAAGACGGCGAATTCAAAGGGCCAATCGTGAAGTTCTTCACGCCTGAAGAAATCGAAGCGGTCAAAGAACGTACAGGTGCTGAAGATGGCGACTTGTTGCTCTTCTCCGCAGACACGAAAAAAGTGGTTGCTGACGTTCTGGGCGCATTGCGTCTGAAAATCGGCCGTCAACTTGGACTGATCGATGACAGCAAATTCAAATTCGCTTGGGTTGTGGACTTCCCACTCCTCGGATATGATGAAGATGCGAAACGTTATGTGGCAGAACACCATCCGTTCACACGTCCAAAAGACGAAGATGTACATCTCTTTGACACTGATCCGGGTGCAATCCGCGCTCAAGCCTATGACCTTGTTCTCAATGGTTATGAAGTAGGTGGCGGTTCCATGCGTATCTACAAACGTGATGTTCAGGAGAAAATGTTTGCTGCCCTTGGACTCTCACCAGAAGTAGCGAATGAGAAATTCGGCTACCTGCTGGAAGCATTCGAATATGGAACTCCACCGCATGGTGGTATTGCCTTTGGTCTGGACCGCCTCGTGATGTTGCTGGCGGGCCGTACGAATCTGCGTGAAACGATTGCCTTCCCGAAAACGGCAAGTGCAACGGATCTGCTCATGAATGCACCTTCCGAAGTGGATGATTCTCAATTGGAACAACTTCACATCCGTGTAGCCCGTAAACCGGTAGCGGAAAAGAAATAA
- the hisS gene encoding histidine--tRNA ligase: MAFQKPTGTQDLLPGVVEKWQYVEEKARDLCRRFNYREIRTPIFEQTSLFVRGVGETTDIVEKEMYTFDDKGNRSMTLRPEGTAGVVRAYVENKIYGEPDVSKLYYIGPMFRYERPQAGRQRQFHQFGVEAIGALDPAIDAEVIALGYQLCVELGLKDVKVEINSVGNSTSRAEYRETLLGFLRPMKDSLCKDCQSRMERNPLRVLDCKVDQDKFVGAPSILDSLDEESLNHFAKLQAYLDDFGVDYAVNNRLVRGLDYYTLTAFELKAQGIGAIDTVGGGGRYNGLVGDIGGPDQPGIGFGIGLERIQLILEHQNIEVTTLAPLDVYFVALGEAADREVNRLLFKLRQSGLSGERDYLGRKMKAQMKSADRFKSRYTAILGDDELERGEIALKSMDTGEQQTVKLDDLVAAIRESK; encoded by the coding sequence ATGGCTTTTCAAAAACCGACTGGAACGCAGGACTTACTGCCTGGAGTTGTCGAGAAATGGCAGTACGTAGAAGAAAAAGCACGAGATCTGTGTCGACGGTTTAATTACCGTGAGATTCGTACACCGATCTTCGAACAGACTTCTTTATTTGTACGCGGTGTAGGAGAGACTACCGATATCGTTGAGAAAGAAATGTATACCTTTGACGACAAAGGCAATCGCAGCATGACTCTTCGTCCGGAGGGAACAGCGGGTGTTGTCCGTGCGTATGTAGAGAATAAAATCTACGGTGAACCGGATGTAAGCAAGCTCTATTACATCGGTCCGATGTTCCGGTACGAGCGTCCGCAGGCAGGCCGTCAGCGTCAGTTCCACCAGTTTGGTGTAGAAGCCATCGGTGCCCTGGACCCGGCAATTGATGCGGAAGTAATCGCACTGGGCTACCAATTGTGTGTAGAGCTCGGCTTGAAGGATGTCAAAGTGGAGATCAACTCTGTTGGTAACTCGACCAGCCGTGCAGAATATCGCGAGACGTTACTTGGATTCCTTAGACCGATGAAAGACAGCCTGTGCAAGGACTGCCAGTCCCGCATGGAGCGAAATCCATTACGTGTGCTCGACTGTAAAGTCGATCAGGACAAATTCGTAGGGGCCCCGTCCATACTGGATAGCCTGGATGAAGAGTCTTTGAATCACTTTGCCAAACTGCAAGCATACCTGGATGATTTCGGTGTAGATTATGCTGTGAACAATCGTCTGGTACGGGGCTTGGATTATTACACACTGACTGCTTTTGAATTAAAAGCCCAAGGGATTGGAGCGATAGATACGGTCGGCGGCGGTGGTCGGTACAATGGTCTGGTTGGAGATATCGGCGGACCTGATCAGCCTGGCATCGGCTTCGGTATTGGTCTGGAGCGTATCCAACTGATTCTGGAACACCAAAATATTGAGGTTACTACATTGGCTCCACTGGATGTATACTTTGTTGCTCTGGGAGAGGCAGCTGATCGTGAAGTGAACCGTCTGTTGTTCAAACTTCGTCAGTCTGGACTGTCTGGTGAACGTGATTATCTGGGCCGCAAGATGAAAGCACAGATGAAATCAGCTGACCGTTTCAAATCCCGCTATACCGCCATCCTTGGTGACGACGAGCTGGAGCGTGGTGAGATCGCCCTCAAGTCGATGGATACGGGTGAGCAACAAACCGTGAAGCTTGATGATCTGGTAGCAGCCATTCGCGAAAGTAAATAA
- a CDS encoding SEC-C metal-binding domain-containing protein: protein MSKVGRNDLCPCGSGKKYKKCCLNKESSAVESILGIISTEQPVREASIQPESKLTLTKLKKMVASDLKWEHPAHEQLALQTIENMRNQYEPEVILEALVLWNGYSRQTRPTVKKTGSFSAAIEYLLSEEYGFNVSKAELADKYEVTTGTISRKVKEMNSYIEEYGMGGETDELLMLNGPGTSKDKSQALLSKAREASSSKRRVHLAETALEMYPDSSDAYLILAEESDNENDARSYLKEGIAAGKRELGELFFEENKGDFWGLHETRPYIRICKSYAESCWFGGDTKEAAQILEHMLELNTEDNTGARYLLAAVYLYSNQLEQAEQLLEEYGRGDAAAAFAYDKIILEYKKNGITSQLKMLYRVARGVNKHVPDYLLGLKRLPHNLPDFVGMGDSDEAIEYVIMHSRLWASAPDLLKWMLQQ, encoded by the coding sequence TTGAGTAAGGTTGGAAGAAATGATTTATGCCCATGCGGTAGTGGGAAAAAATATAAGAAATGTTGTCTGAACAAGGAGTCCTCTGCTGTAGAATCCATACTGGGGATAATATCAACGGAGCAACCGGTTCGGGAAGCCTCCATTCAGCCTGAGAGCAAACTGACCTTGACCAAGCTGAAAAAGATGGTGGCAAGCGATTTGAAATGGGAGCACCCGGCTCACGAACAGCTGGCCCTGCAGACTATTGAGAACATGAGGAACCAATACGAGCCAGAGGTAATTTTGGAAGCTCTGGTGCTATGGAACGGCTACTCCCGTCAGACCCGCCCTACTGTGAAGAAGACAGGCTCGTTCTCTGCTGCAATTGAGTATTTGCTGTCCGAGGAATACGGCTTCAATGTCTCAAAGGCTGAGCTGGCTGATAAATATGAGGTAACGACAGGCACGATCTCCCGGAAGGTTAAGGAGATGAATAGTTACATCGAAGAATACGGCATGGGCGGTGAAACGGACGAGTTATTGATGCTGAACGGTCCAGGCACATCGAAAGACAAATCACAGGCTCTGCTGTCTAAGGCGAGGGAAGCGAGCTCTTCCAAACGGAGAGTACATCTGGCGGAAACAGCGCTGGAGATGTATCCTGACAGCTCTGATGCGTATCTTATTCTAGCTGAGGAATCGGACAATGAGAATGATGCACGATCTTACCTCAAGGAAGGAATCGCTGCTGGCAAACGTGAACTGGGCGAACTGTTCTTTGAGGAGAACAAAGGGGACTTCTGGGGGCTTCATGAGACTCGTCCCTATATCCGGATATGTAAAAGTTATGCCGAATCCTGCTGGTTTGGTGGAGATACGAAAGAAGCAGCACAGATCCTGGAGCATATGCTAGAGCTTAATACGGAAGACAATACCGGAGCGCGTTACCTGCTCGCTGCTGTGTATTTGTACAGTAACCAATTGGAACAGGCAGAGCAATTGCTGGAGGAGTATGGAAGAGGTGACGCCGCAGCGGCCTTTGCCTATGACAAGATTATTCTGGAGTATAAGAAAAACGGAATCACCTCCCAGCTCAAAATGCTGTACCGTGTGGCGCGGGGTGTGAACAAACATGTGCCTGATTACCTGTTGGGTTTGAAGCGATTGCCGCATAACCTCCCTGACTTTGTCGGAATGGGCGACTCCGACGAAGCGATTGAATATGTCATTATGCATTCCCGTTTATGGGCGAGCGCGCCGGATCTGTTGAAGTGGATGCTGCAACAATAG
- a CDS encoding type 1 glutamine amidotransferase domain-containing protein: protein MSKVAFLLANDFEDSEMQVPYDEVKKAGHEVEIIGLKAGETLKGKGGKASYTTDKAIGDVSASDYDAVVIPGGSSPENLRTDAHILKFVTEINSAKKPIAAICHGPQILASAGLLKGRTITSYPPLKDDMVNAGAEFKDHEAVVDGNYITSRTPEDEPAFVRELLKVI, encoded by the coding sequence ATGAGTAAAGTTGCTTTTTTATTGGCGAATGACTTTGAAGATTCGGAGATGCAGGTCCCGTATGACGAAGTAAAAAAAGCTGGACATGAAGTGGAGATTATCGGATTAAAAGCCGGTGAAACCCTTAAAGGTAAAGGAGGAAAGGCCTCCTATACCACAGATAAGGCGATTGGTGATGTATCCGCTTCAGATTATGATGCTGTCGTGATTCCTGGTGGATCATCCCCAGAGAATTTGCGAACGGATGCGCACATCTTGAAGTTCGTCACCGAGATCAACAGTGCGAAGAAACCAATTGCAGCGATCTGCCATGGTCCGCAAATTTTGGCTAGTGCCGGTCTGTTGAAAGGCCGCACCATTACATCCTATCCACCACTTAAGGATGACATGGTAAACGCAGGAGCAGAGTTCAAGGATCATGAGGCCGTTGTGGATGGAAACTATATTACATCCCGAACACCCGAAGATGAGCCAGCGTTTGTACGTGAACTGCTAAAAGTTATATAA
- the dtd gene encoding D-aminoacyl-tRNA deacylase, which produces MRVLVQRCKEAQVTVGDELTGKIESGLMLLVGITHEDTEKDAQYLADKVSGLRIFEDDQEKMNLSLLDVGGAVLSVSQFTLYGDCRKGKRPSFAAAARPEGAELLYETFNQLLRDKGIQVETGRFGAMMDVTFTNWGPVTLMLESPVRQESGA; this is translated from the coding sequence ATGAGGGTGCTTGTACAACGTTGTAAAGAGGCTCAGGTGACCGTGGGAGACGAGCTTACAGGTAAGATCGAATCCGGATTAATGCTGCTCGTAGGCATTACCCATGAGGATACCGAGAAGGATGCCCAGTATTTAGCTGACAAAGTGAGTGGGTTGCGGATATTTGAGGATGATCAGGAGAAGATGAATCTTAGCCTGCTTGATGTAGGCGGTGCTGTATTGTCTGTTTCCCAGTTCACCCTGTACGGAGATTGTCGCAAAGGTAAGCGTCCGAGCTTTGCGGCTGCGGCCCGACCTGAGGGGGCAGAACTGTTATATGAAACGTTTAATCAACTACTACGGGATAAAGGTATACAGGTTGAAACCGGGCGTTTCGGAGCGATGATGGATGTAACATTTACCAACTGGGGACCCGTGACTTTAATGCTTGAAAGTCCGGTTCGTCAGGAATCAGGTGCATAA